GTTTTCAAGAAATAACAGGTCGTACGCCACTCCATAATGCTTACATTTTGCTCACATTGTAGAAACTCTGTCCATAAGTAGAAAAAACTTAATCTGAATGGAATGtagatgtttttgtttgtgtaGTTTTAATTTGTTACTGGTTTCCCTCCCTCGCAACAAGCAGATCAGGTAGGTTTTGCTAAGGGACAGCGATTGGCCCATGAGACTAACTGAATACTCTAAGCAACTCAGACAAGCTTCTGATAGGGAGCAAAACACATTTcaatttgctttttgcttttttaaaaaaagaaagaaaggaaatgtcAAAGAGAAGCAGCGAATGTATTATTTCAAAGAGGACTAATGCATAGCAGTTAAGTGGCACTCTGGAAAGTGAAACCATTGTGCAGGGCAATAAGAGGCTGTAATTATTAGTGCCCTGTATTTCAAATATGTGTTTAAATCAGTACAATCATAGACTTGTTTACTCAGCTATCGCGTATCAGTGGGGAATAATTGCCAGTGATTTTATGTAGGACGACAGCCTTAATGCAGCTAAAGCAATGCAATTAGCTATAATGAAAATCAGCGCAACTGGAATATGATGATTCGCACTCTGTCCTACCAGGCCCTCCCCCTGTTCTGCTCCACTGAAGGAGCGGATCACAGGACTGTGTGTAAGTTGTAGAGCTGCAAGCTTTAAATGGTTGATTAATCAGTTTATGAACCCTGATTGCTCCAGTtaaaagggagaggaaagaccCTTGCTGGAGGCTTTGGAAAGCCAGTGCCAGCCAGCTAGCTTAGGTAAGCAAGTACTCATAAACAACACCCCATGCCCGCCCTTCTGTCTCAGGTGGGGCTGCTTAAATCACGAAGTCAATGAgttcaatgcatttttaaaaattatttcgaCAGTGCAGATATTTCATagagcagaaaagcaaaatatTGAATAGAGTCTTTCGGAAGGCTTTATTTACAGAACGTATCAGTTTTCTGAAACTTCTTTCTAGATCTGCAGAAGGCACCCATGTTGCAGCTTTCCGAACAGATGGCTTTACAATCGACTTCTTAGTGGAAAGATGAGAGATCgtactcattttatttatttgcacgaTTTACATGCTGTTTAAACCCAACCGTCTCTAAACCGCGCACAAAGATGCAGCACAAGGAAAAAAAAGTAAGTCGAAACTATAATACCACCTATGTATGCAACAGGCCCCTCAATTCCTATTTTTAGAAAGCTACCACGGGGCGGAACTTTGATCAAGCCGCCACAGCCACCTTTTGGGCCATAATTGGAACACTGACTCACCTCAAAAATTATCTCACCGGCCCTAATAATTTTGCCAAGCTCCACCTAAAcgtcactttttaaaacaaaaagaaaaactctttcccccccccccccctcaaatagaGACTGGAAAAACTCCTACCTTAGATAACTCAGATAGGGCGTGAAGAACTGCGGCAAGCCGTCTCTGAGGCCGGCGAACTGCTGCGGAGCGTGCAGGGCAATCGGCTGGTAGAGGACCGGAGGCTGCGCGCCCGACGTGGAGGGCAAACTGAGGCTGTCCCTCTGCGCCCCGCAGCTGGTGGAGGCCTTGCAAGGCGCTGGTCCGTATGGACCACCGGGGGCGgcgtctgcagcagcagcagcagcctctgcttTGTAGAGAAAGGACTCGAACGAGGAACAGGGCGCCTCGGGAATGCCGCCCGTGCTATTCTTGGGCAGAGGAGGAAGCGCACTTGGAACCACGCTCGGAGGCGCGTAGTCTGGGCAAGGCATCGCTGGCGCTGgtgctcctgttgctgctgctgctgctgctgctgccgtcggCGGCGGCAAACTTTTGGCAGCCGAGTAGgagccgctgccgctgccgcagCCGCTTCCGCGGCCGCCGCCGCTGTTGTTCTTAGCCGCCGCAACCACCAGGCTTTCTTCCTTGATCCTGAGGTTGCGCTGAAAATCCCCGACGGAGCCGAACGCGTAAGGCGGCTGCGGCGGCTGCCCGTCTCTGGCCGAGTAAATGTGGTTTGTAAAATCCTGGAGGGTGCAACCGGACGGCGAGAGCGGGGTGCTCGCCTGCACGCCGAAGGGGATCATGTCCTCGTACTCGTCCACGTCCAGCAACTGCCGGGTCCTGGCGGCTACGTATGCCTGGTTGAGAGGGAGGATGGGCAGGTTGAACAGGTCGTGGGCGATGGGCTGCTCAGCTGCCGCGACCCCCGGGTGCCCCTCGGGTGAAGCCTGGTTGCCGCcgctggaggaggaggcggcggcgccgTCCGATTCCTGCTCGGTCGAGCTTCGATTTGCGAAGCCCTGCTTCTCCCTGGAAAACGCCGAGGCGGCGGATCCTGGCGCCTTGCCCTTCGGACTTTTGAAAGGAGGCCCGTCCGCATCTTTGAATGTCTTCCAGTGGGAAGAAGAGGCGACAACCGGAGAAGGTGACGTCGGCGCCGGAGGCAGCGAAGAGGCGTTTGCTGGCGCGTCCTCGCCTTGCCCGTCGGGGCGGCGGCTCATCTGCGCGCCGGAGAACTCGGGGATGTCCGAGCCAAAGAAAGGCCACGTCGAGGGGCTCTCCGTGTTGCCTTGGCTGGAGGAGGGCGCCAGGAAAGTGTCCAGGACCCGGTCCAAGACGTCTTTGTCCACTGGGGATCCGCAGCCGTCCCGGAGCGAGGAGGAATCGCCGCCTTTCCTCTCTTCCGCCTCCTCATTCGGGGGGCACGACTGCTGCTCGTGGTCGTCTTCGtcctcttcttccctctcctcctcgtcctcttcttcctcctcgtcGCTGCTTCTGGGATACAGGAGCCCGTCCAGAGACAGGTCTATGGCTTCCACCGTCTCCCGTCGGGCAAAGGGGCCGCGATCGGAGAGCAGGGGCGCCTGAAGAAGGTCCGCTCGATCCCGGATCACGGTGGCGGAAGCAGACAGCTCCCTGGCATCCGCCTTCGTTTTCATTTCGCTTATGAGTAACCCTGAAGTTCGACGGGGCGGGCAAACGGATCCGAAAGTAGCGGCGGCGGTGGTGGTGCGG
The sequence above is a segment of the Podarcis muralis chromosome 4, rPodMur119.hap1.1, whole genome shotgun sequence genome. Coding sequences within it:
- the PGR gene encoding progesterone receptor; this translates as MKTKADARELSASATVIRDRADLLQAPLLSDRGPFARRETVEAIDLSLDGLLYPRSSDEEEEEDEEEREEEDEDDHEQQSCPPNEEAEERKGGDSSSLRDGCGSPVDKDVLDRVLDTFLAPSSSQGNTESPSTWPFFGSDIPEFSGAQMSRRPDGQGEDAPANASSLPPAPTSPSPVVASSSHWKTFKDADGPPFKSPKGKAPGSAASAFSREKQGFANRSSTEQESDGAAASSSSGGNQASPEGHPGVAAAEQPIAHDLFNLPILPLNQAYVAARTRQLLDVDEYEDMIPFGVQASTPLSPSGCTLQDFTNHIYSARDGQPPQPPYAFGSVGDFQRNLRIKEESLVVAAAKNNSGGGRGSGCGSGSGSYSAAKSLPPPTAAAAAAAATGAPAPAMPCPDYAPPSVVPSALPPLPKNSTGGIPEAPCSSFESFLYKAEAAAAAADAAPGGPYGPAPCKASTSCGAQRDSLSLPSTSGAQPPVLYQPIALHAPQQFAGLRDGLPQFFTPYLSYLRSDAEAGQSPQYAFESLPQKICLICGDEASGCHYGVLTCGSCKVFFKRAMEGQHNYLCAGRNDCIVDKIRRKNCPACRLRKCCQAGMVLGGRKFKKFNKLKVLRALDVALQPSVALPKDGQALAQRLSFSPAQEVQLIPPLINVLESIEPEVVYAGYDNTQPETPSALLTSLNQLCERQLLCVVKWSKSLPGFRGLHIDDQITLIQYSWMSLMVFAMGWRSYKHVCGQMLYFAPDLILNEQRMKDSSFYSLCLTMWQIPQEFVKLQVSSEEYLCMKALLLLNTIPLEGLRSQSHFEEMRTNYIRELVKAIGLRQKGVVASSQRFYQLTKLMDSMHDLVKQLHLYCLNTFLQSRALSVDFPEMMSEVIAAQLPKILAGMVKPLLFHKK